In Persephonella sp. IF05-L8, the following are encoded in one genomic region:
- a CDS encoding PEGA domain-containing protein translates to MKKALSVFLFFIAAIFLASCEGKGKLVIKEPPNADVYINGKHVGKTPLEIELKEGKYTVEVATSPFDMERKKDVWVYFDHTTELSFKPKPKGLLVIDTKPQGAIVLEGRNPIGKTPFKDKIDVGEHEIVLKLGSVGTSRKVNIQYGKETKLFVDMEHAVLHFKAEPSDATLYIDGKEIGQFPQTVKLDEGIHKITVKKGSYADTFVLKLKKGDEYTVKYSLQPVQLPPIQAYGPVDFTPDFKYLVTLGKAGIYFWDIKKFKPQISLYDPKDVRNFDKFINYSISENGKYVAGIKPIRKLAYALPPELKNKKVDKILVWNMETTFPVMSKMYPMEAIIIAISKDNTKVYYITKDGKVKIADLKTGAIKGEKDLGHQPACGKYVAGKIYIGTKDGYVISFDTTSDKIEKAEKVHSQEITSLTNSRDKQNIVTSSLDGTVNILGLDLSIVKKIEAGYPVYSAALSTEKDEIALGKGDKSVEVRDINTGKTLYTIENLVFVPRSMVFANEEVLIVASLMDNPHIDIFRNGHLMKKWIQTVQ, encoded by the coding sequence ATGAAAAAAGCCCTGTCCGTTTTTTTGTTTTTTATAGCTGCCATTTTCTTAGCATCCTGCGAAGGTAAAGGAAAACTTGTAATTAAAGAACCTCCTAATGCAGATGTTTACATTAACGGAAAACATGTTGGTAAAACCCCACTGGAAATTGAGCTTAAAGAGGGCAAATACACAGTAGAGGTTGCTACTTCTCCATTTGATATGGAAAGGAAAAAAGATGTATGGGTTTATTTTGACCATACTACAGAGCTTTCATTTAAACCTAAACCAAAAGGACTACTCGTTATAGATACCAAGCCTCAAGGGGCAATTGTTTTAGAAGGTAGAAATCCTATTGGAAAAACTCCTTTCAAAGATAAAATAGATGTTGGCGAACATGAAATAGTCCTGAAATTAGGTTCTGTTGGAACTTCAAGAAAAGTAAATATTCAATACGGTAAAGAAACAAAACTTTTTGTTGACATGGAACATGCTGTTCTCCACTTTAAAGCTGAGCCTTCAGATGCGACTTTATATATAGATGGCAAAGAAATAGGCCAGTTTCCACAAACAGTTAAGTTAGATGAAGGAATTCACAAAATAACAGTTAAAAAAGGTAGTTATGCAGACACTTTTGTTCTAAAGCTGAAAAAAGGAGATGAATACACAGTAAAATACTCACTACAACCTGTTCAATTACCACCTATACAGGCTTATGGACCTGTTGACTTTACACCTGACTTTAAGTATCTGGTTACTCTTGGAAAAGCAGGAATATATTTCTGGGACATTAAAAAATTCAAACCCCAGATTTCCCTTTATGACCCTAAAGATGTAAGAAACTTTGATAAATTCATCAACTACAGTATATCTGAAAACGGTAAATATGTTGCAGGTATTAAACCGATTAGAAAACTGGCTTATGCTCTCCCCCCTGAGCTGAAAAACAAAAAGGTTGATAAAATTCTTGTATGGAACATGGAAACCACCTTCCCTGTTATGTCAAAAATGTATCCTATGGAAGCTATAATAATAGCAATTAGCAAAGACAACACTAAGGTTTATTACATAACAAAAGATGGAAAGGTTAAAATCGCTGACCTTAAAACAGGAGCTATAAAAGGAGAAAAAGATTTAGGACATCAGCCTGCTTGTGGTAAATATGTTGCTGGAAAAATATACATCGGAACAAAAGATGGCTATGTAATCTCCTTTGATACCACTTCTGATAAGATAGAAAAAGCAGAAAAGGTTCACTCTCAAGAAATCACCTCCTTAACTAATAGCAGAGACAAGCAAAATATAGTTACTTCATCCCTTGATGGCACAGTAAACATCCTTGGTTTAGACTTATCTATAGTTAAGAAAATAGAAGCTGGATATCCTGTTTACTCAGCAGCACTTTCCACCGAAAAAGATGAGATTGCCCTTGGAAAAGGCGATAAATCTGTTGAAGTTAGAGATATAAACACAGGTAAAACCCTTTATACAATTGAAAATTTAGTATTTGTTCCAAGGTCTATGGTGTTTGCAAATGAAGAAGTTCTTATCGTAGCTTCTTTAATGGATAATCCTCATATTGATATCTTCAGAAACGGTCACCTTATGAAAAAATGGATACAGACTGTTCAATAG